TGGTGATTCATTAGTTTCAGGTGTGTTGAAAAGTGCAAAAAAGACAACTCCTCCAGAATTAACTGTAACCTTTAGCCACATGTAAACACCATCATATTAGATCAGTACATAGTTACGAGCATACCAGTGTGGAGCTGAGAACTATACAGCAAACAAATAGTGGATAGCTTTTCTTTGAGAGATGAACGTACTAGAAGCAGTAGAACGCATATTATATGGTAATGGATTTATTGTCCTTAGGATCAACAAAAAGTAATCATTTAGACAGTTTAATGCAAGTTGATTTTTGCTTCTATTAAGACTCCGCACTGTTCAGTTCACACAAATATGTGTATCGAATTATAATGTAGTAAAGAGCTCGGCGATGAGAACAATGTAATATAGAGAACACGTGTAAAGAAAACACAAGGGTCAATAGAGATGAAACAATTCATAATGAAACCTTATGTTTAATGTTTTAATGACCATCCTTGGTAAGGAACGATAATCTTTTACTAAAAGTAAAATGAGGAATTTCGCAAGCTACATGACTCTAATAAAAGCTTCATCCTTGTCATCTTGGCTGAAAATATATGAAACCTAACATCTTCCagatatctaaatattaataggGATTAAAAATCTACTGACTTCAACAAACTACAGTTCAATGCATCACTCTCTAAAGTTTAAAGAATCAAAAACTCAAATACCTCTAGTGCTTTATTCATCTCATCCTCTGGTTGTTCAGTGCTACTACTATGTTCAGTATGGTGAAGAGACGAAAGATTGTTCCAGGAAAAGGAGGTAGACTCGATGTCCAGCATGGCTGCTTTGCCAAGTCTTTCCCATAAAGTAAATTCCGAACTGTGCTCAATATAGGCAGAACTAGTTGAACTAACTCTTGGTTCTCCTGTTCTGGACAGCAATCACGATTAGCAAAGATCGAGAAAGATAAAGAAAAACTGCAAAAGTGAAGTTCAAGTATATCAGATCAATCGTTACACACACAGATTCATTATTCAGCACAAATAAAGTCGACGTAAACAACATCAAGCCTGTAAAAGGGGTATTGATTACATGTAAGATACTATAGAAAAGTCTATGAGTTGGTTACAATGTAGGGTGCATATTTGACCATCACCAGATCAGGACCAGATTGAACTTCTTATTCTCTGGGATAGCAAGTTTCACAACCAGAAGCCGATGATTGATTATGAAAGCTAAAATTATGCGCTCACAACTTTTGATTCTCTAACAAGTCTCTTCATCCTTCTATGTAATTCTTAGGCATCATTACTAAAAAGTTAAACATAGCATAAAACCTTTTAGTCACGAGGTATCAAAGTAATACAAGTTACAAGATGTAGACCCAACAGCCATGAACCTTGTTATAAAGCATCAATAAGTAGCTTAATAATATAACTTCTAATCCTCTTCTAAAGTGTATTCAGTTGGGATTCTTaaggattttttttattcttcaaaTCCAGGTGTATTcaattcggattttaaaaaatgtattagAATCTTAGGGTATTCTATTAAgatttaatattattctaaaattctgatggtattcaatcaggattataaattatgcttaaaaatctgGCAGTATCCAATtatgattatttaaaatccattaaaatccgatGGATTGCAGTGTATTTTATGTTTCTAGTATTCCCACCATAATCCACGAAATTTTGAAtgattgtgcttaaatcctaattACTCTATCCGCTACACTCCGCATAAAATCTAAACCAcgcacaatccattaaaatccgtcGATAATTatcaatccattaaaatccggACCGAGTACACCCCCTAAATGTCAGACCTCTAAAGTCTTTATTGATTTAAAATCCACTTCATTACATAACCACAATATTACATATGTGCAccaataattttaattagtaaattgTACCTTAGGCCTAAAAGCACACCTCAGCATAAACTATTACACATTTCTCCATATCTCTAAGAATTAGAGCACATAATTAAAGTAAAGAAAACAACTAACCTCAATAATTGCATACTATCGGAACGAATAGGACGGTTAGGGAATCCTGAGGACCGATCACTACTACGTTTGCGAACCAATTCCAGCCATTGAGCAAATCTATAGGCGGAACCGGCTGTAATATCACCTAACATGTACAATACCTGCATTTTCAGCATCATATTTATCTAACTAACTCAGTTAAAATAACACCAGCACAAACTGAATCCGCATTTCGAATCGAAAGAATCAGGTAAGTGAGTAACTAACCCTGGAAGTAACCGCGAGTGGCGACGGAGTATCGTGCTCATCGGAAGCCAAATCGAACTCCTTATCATCCTCTTCTTTCTGCAtctgaatatattttattgtagATCAAACACAAGATGCAGTTGAGAATATCAAATTAATGGAAAGTGCAAATGTAAAACCCTAACAAAACTTAATCATATGCAGCACTGACTATATGTACTATATCTGTACACTTATTCGatagaaaattgaaaaagaaaaaggtgtgtgtgtgtgtgtgagagagagagagagagagagagagacagagttaCTTGTAGAGTGTAAAGATCTTCGATGTGCTCTGAAAACATAATTTCTGTAACTAACTCAAAAACTGTTTCGAGAATTTATCAGCCAACTGCAAATCAGAGTGTGAAATTTTGAGAAATTATATATGAAACAGTAGTATGAGATTTTGTTTCTTAGCAAATCAATTATACAACTTCCCGCTTTTCCAGGTCCAAGGAGACTATATTCCGGGTGGGTCAGAAATGATGCCGGTCGGGTCGGGTCGTCCACATGGTTTGATACACTACACGACGGAAACATAAATACTGCATTTTTAGAAACCACCGTATGATTTTTAGTTCATTTTACAAATTATCGAGTAGTTTTAGTTTTggccttttcttttttaaatcaattaattaaagtgATTCAAAGgcatttacaaatttaatagatgtatatatatttttgtgatgtACTTTTTCTAATATGATACGATACATATAATTCTACAAAGAACTGAACTGattcttatattattatctcATAATTTGACTTGATGATAAAACTAAAATGCtgtgaaaattaaattcaataaaatagcaaaaaatataaacaattatcttcgatataaaataataaaatcaataaacATGGATCAAATTGCAAAAGAAACGCTCAATTTAAGTCAAAGTACACCATCGAGATCAAAAATTTTGTAGTCTATCCGccgaattatttaaaaaatttagtcacatttttatagttaaaaatcatcaaaaattgaAACGGAAATTGCATGTAAGGCTGATCTGAATTTTTAACGGCTAAAATATCATTCAGCTCATATTCGATTTGCATTTATATCATCTCAAAAAATTTGTAATCAAGTCattagaatatataattatttttttttaacaatactttTGCACTTTTCTTATTTGCTTTGCGTTTAGACATCAAGGCTGTAAACTCGAAGTTGGTTCCTTTAGATTTCAATATCTTAAAGGCAGCTTTGTTAACTGAAAGTGTATATAATCCCTCAACTCCTTAAGCATTCAAGCATCTGGTGATCAGCTTCACAATTCCCtttttttggttttaaaaaattatgtttttgGACAAACCAGGATCATTTCGAATCCTTCGATGACAGAGAAGACTACTTACAAGTTACAAATCTCAATCTATTTACTAGGGGATGATTCTATTTCTGGTTCTGGTCAGGAGAAGGAGTCTGGCAAAGGCATGCCTTTCAAAAATGACTTGAATAGCACCAGGGATCGCTCTGGCTGCGAGAAAGGAGCTTCATGTGCAGCTCCTCTCACCGTAGCAAATGAGAGGATATCACCGTAAACTTGAGTCCATCCTCCGACCTACATATCACATGAAGCAAAATGTCGAAACATTAGAGTCTGGTATAATAGATTCATAATGTCCATATGGTTTCAAACAAGAATTTTTCGAAGCAAGGGAACAAACTGAAATACTACAGGTATAAAATTTAATCAAGATAATTGTTTACCTGCTGCCCCTCAAACCAGACACTGTAAGGTACAGTTGTGTTTAATCCGAGTTGCTTTGCCAGCCTATGAACCAATTTGCGACTTCCAGTCAATGGAATAACTGAATCCTGATCACCGCTGTTGGCAACACATTTATCGTTATTATTAGTAGCTATAAAGACAGCCCTTAATCTAACAAGCTTATCAAATTTAGTGTAAATGTACATACCTGTAAACCAAGACTGGAATACCTTCCTTCAAAAGTGATCCTACTATAGAGATTGTAGGTATCTCAATGTTAAGCCAGTCATAGTCCAGAACACTAACAGAGAAAAGGAAATGTAATGGTGGAGTCATTTAAGTGCCATTGCATTGTTGATACTTTTGAATTGGATGGGAGCTTCAGCTAGGAAGACTTACTTGTTACAAACATCCCACTTCCGAACTCCAACGAGCCGAGCATGAAGTGCCTTCTGGACATCTTTTCTGTTCAGATAATTAACAGTCTCGTCGTCCAAGCACACATCAATCCTTTCAGAGACTTGCTGCAAGTTGAATTGTTTGAGCACATCAAGATTTATGGAACACAAGGGAATTTCAAAGGAAAAGTTGGATTGATTGCAAAGACATGGTGAGTACCTGCGTAGTAATAACTTTGGATTGGGCGAAAACGGATGATACACAGACATCAAGGGTAACATCATATATATCCACAAACTTACTGGTTTCTTTGTTCACTTGAGTCATAACTTCAGAACATAAAGGTGAAATGGAGTCTCTATAGAATTCACTAACATAGCGCGAATAGTTGCACACAGTAGTGAAGATATTGTAAGTTGAATCTGATATTACTCCATGAGACCAGAAGAACTCAGCCCTTGAATTGTAGTCAGTTGCAAAATCCAACACTGGGTTACCAAGCTTCAACGAAAGAATCACATAATTAGCTATCATGCCAACAGCTAAATCAGTCGTTACAAGACTCAGCATCATATCTAAAATTGTCGAAGACTACTACAATAGCACTCACCGCAATTCCTTTCAAATTGAACAACTTATGCTTTCTATTGAACTGAGTCATGAGCTGTGCAAGCTGAGGGACATAGTGACCTGGAATGTTGAAAAATGATTGTTAAGAACTGAATGGTAAATCCGGTATCGAGCAATCAGGCAAATGGAGAATCAGGATTTTGATATACCTGCATAACTTTCTCCTGTTATGAACAAATCTCTGCCTCTGTATTGGGGAAACTTCAAGAACCAACGTTGCAAGAACACAAGATTGTCCCTggctttaaaatttaaaaattgaacaCAGCTTTAGAAAAGATAGACTAAATCAAAAGCATTTTAACTTTATAAAACCTCAAATACATAACACAGTCTGACATTAAAAGATAATcaacttcttttcttctgcttatATTCAACTTAGAAAAGAACTTAAGTAAAATTCAGAAGAGaacttaaatacatatatatatgtatgctaACAGAAGGAAACAAACTAGTGTACAAATTAAAACCTGTTATTTTATCATCCACTGTCATTGTGGATGTATCATTTGAGTAAGAGAATCCAACTCCTACAGGTGTCTCCAAGTAGAGCATATTAGCCTCTGCAAATCACATGAAAAAACAAGaaactttaatatttatcataGTAAAGAATGAATCTTTAGCTTCTTATAATTGTACCTGTGTTCCAACTGTAATCATTCCTAACCAAAACCTGGCCATTTGGTCTAAAAGGCCCATTCTCAGAAAATGCCCCTACACCAAGAGAAGAACAACCAGGCCCTAtacaagaagaaagaaaaaacaaaaacaaaaacaaaagctTAGATTTGAACTTTTAAGTAAATTTTGCTTCTTATCTGACAAAAAGTTTACATCTTTGAAAAAAAGATTACATTTTGCATACCTCCATTGAGCCAGAGGACCAGAGGCTTTGAAGCAGGATCAATCTCTGCCTCAACAAAGTAGTAAAAGAGAGCTCTTTGTTTCTTGTCATCCAGAGTAACATAGCCTGAGAATTGTTGAAACCCAACTTGAGGTTGTCCAGGGAGATTGATAATTCTATCAGAGTGATAGAGTGAAGCCTTGATCTCTATGACACAACAAGTGAGAAGAAGAGACAGAACGAGAGAGAGTGGGGAGAAACCCATTGCCATGGTTTTCAGAACTAGTGAATGCTAGGACTTGAGTACTTAAGAGTGGAGAATTTTTCTTGATCTGAGTAAGAATGTTGATAAATaagtgtatttatatataatgatggTCAGTGGATGCCCTGTCTTGAAGGAGCACAGATTCATGGATGTTTTGAGTGGGCTGCACTACCCAAACAGCATGCTTAGTTTGTTTCTtctaaattatgattatattgtTAGCTTTTTTATTTGCAGGCCTGgaatgagagagagagtgtgagagagagggagagagggagagagagatggttGTAGGCTGTAGCTCCATGGGCTGAGTCAGCAATGTGGGGTCAAGTTGAAAGTGAAAAGAGAGAGTATGGAATCCTCTCAGCTGCTTTTAAGAAATTTCTGAATTTTGCATTTTAGCATAATAGTTCTGTTGCTTTTTGGCTCACATTTTGGTTTCCCAATACTAGAATACAAAGTGAAAAACTAACATAACACATATAACATGCCAATTCACACCCTTTTCCAATTTGATTAGCATGAACAAAGGGCAGTAGGTTATTTTTTGTCTCACAGAAAGTCACTTTGTAAGATTACTTTTCATTCAGCACTAAAAATATTCAATCTCAGTAATAGTAATATGACTCTCTAGTCTCTGCAAACTAAATTATGTGAAACCAACTTCAAATCTTGGTTTTCTCTTCCTTTGTCTTGGTCTATAACATGTACATAAAATGTGACATAAAGTTATAAAATTCAGAAGTTTCTGCAATTTTTTGGAGTATATTGAAAACTATCAGGTAGGTATCCAGAGATAGGTCATCTCAAATGACACAGATTTGCAAACTGAAATAACATCAGCAAATCTTGAGAAAATCTTTCAAATCTTTACATCTTGATATGAATACATGATGCTAGTGTATGATGCATATATATTGTCAGCTGGTCCAAAACATTAAGGAAAAAAACGCTGGACGTGAAAAATTCTAGAATGAGACAATTTTTCGCTGGATAATACATATAGAATCCCTGTATACACATCAAAAATTTACACATACCTTTCTGTTGAACATATATACATCAAAAACTCAGAGCTTTTTACCTGTTAAACGTATATTATCAATATACGTATGTCATGGAGTTGGatctatataatattatgtacTTGGTATGTGGTCAGGGACTGAGTTTTTTTGGTAAattttttgacttgtttgataTAATGATGATGAATATCCACTAGCGCAACAAATTCACTTTGTTTCACACAAATTCACAAATCCCATTATAGCTTGGGCCAGCATAAGGTGAGATTACAGAAAAGAGCAAGTCACCTTTAGAGAAAAAGAGGATGTGTGTAAATTGTAATATACTTGTATATTCTCTTTTCTTTCCCACTCAACCACTGTAATTGACAGTGACATAGACAGAGTAGAATGTAATGTCCTTTTACCACCGTCGCTCCATAAAGTTATCACCATTTTCAAACACTAACTTGTGCAGTCAGTTATTCAACCCTCCACCTCTTCATTATTTCATTCAGCTGATGTGTGATTATGCCCACTGTAACAAAATTTAAGGTAATTATGGCAAAAAGCCACATTAACAAACTTTCATTTGACTGATGTGCATTGTAACAATTCCTGGTGTAACACAAAGTTAAGGAAATCATGGCAACAAGTCTGAATAACAAccttctttttataaaaattgcaaAATGTGAAACATATTTCTATACTTGAACTCTCGATCTCTTGGTTTTTTTGTGTTTAATCCCGTTCTTTTTAGTTGGCgatatatcattaatttttttcgTAATATTTGGAATTGaatcaaaccaaacatattCGGTATATCTTCTTCAGAAGTCATCAACTTCACATTTTATTGATTTCGATGACCAAGGGTGAGATACCAAGACAGGGGAGAATTAAAGTTACCACAATTGTGCAGAAATAAAGTTTCTTTTGGTAAACAATGCTAATTATAGTCTATAGTAGGTATAAACTTGACTAACCCCTCATGTGATTTGATAATTCTGTTTTGTTTACTTGGAGAAACATGCATCATTGTTATGACCAGCTGGAGATCATTGGAACTTTGCTTCTTACATACTCTTAACAAAGTGAAGGGGCCTTTTGGTTTATTGAAAATGTACTTTGTTTTCTTGAAAAAGCGACGAAGCCTTTTCAAAAATTGCATTTGTTTCATGTTGTAAAGGTGAAGAAAACACAGAATAAAAGACAGTTTACTTTCTCTTGCTGCTAATTCTTATAATTAAAGCCAAAACATTTACTTATTTAATTACTAACTCGCCATCATCTGAGACAAATGGTATATACATAAAAAGTTGTATGAAGGAGTGAAAAAGCTCCCGCGTGACAGCAGTAGTTGAAGTTTCCAACACAAAGCTTTCATTTCATATGTAAAGTAAATTTCCATCCTAATATCTTTTCATAACTTGGAATCAATGTAAGAGTTGAATAGTTTTGTAACAGTTTGACTGCTTCAGTTTTATTCTCTGCTTACTGAAGGGCAGGGATGGGGTGGTCCTCGGGGCTCAGGCCCTCTGGTTTTTCCATTTTCATCGTTTTAAGTAAGAATATGAACATTTGAAAATGAGTTATTGTTCGAGTTTCAGTAAAGCCATGCATGCGGAATTATGTTTGAACGGAGGCTTGAATTTGATACAACCGACTACCATCAATATAGGCAAGAAAAAGAGGAAGCAGTAGTATAGGTACAAAGTAGAGATAATATTATGAGAGCGAACTGCTCCACTATATTGACGCAAATCAAGCTAGTAATTGGATTAGGTAATTAAAACTTTTTTCCATGTGAATATCAGCTAGTTTGACCTGACTGAATTTGCCAAGCAAATGAGCTCCTGCATTCGTGGTCCTATTGTTTAGCTAAACAATTAAGATAACAGAAGAGATGCTTTCCAGTTTCACATCTTTGAAAATTTTGGAGTCGTTTGGATCGGAATGAGAATGAAGAGTACGAACTGTATATGAGAATAAAAGATGTGATAATGGGGGTTAATGTAAATATGAATGATATGAAATCATGAGATTAATCGAAATGATGCTGAGGCtttctaagagcaagtccaagagtgtcttagTTCAagccccaaatataatataaaatatcatgtccTAGTAATTTGGGACATACTTTAGTAATTTGAACTCTAACAATATGCCTTATTCTCACAATATGTctagtattttattattaaagactctatttcatcattaaagcataatataaaagtagagagagaaagagaatgttgatgagaatttataataaaatatagaataggGCAAGAAGAGATGTGccccaaaaatagggcttgaggAGGTTTTCctagtgatatagggcatcactaggacattgttggatcaagtttttttatcaattgccctaaattataacttaggacatgagatatggcatctcttggacttgctctaagtgactaaaattaataagcctAAACAATGACACATCGAATAAAGTTTTGATTCCTGATAAACCAGACTCATTAGCCGTAAACGGTAAATCAACATCTCTAGCCAGACTCATTAGTCGGGAATCAAACATCTTTAGCGAGTATATCAATTCAGGGAAATGGAAAAGGTTTAGCCGCTTGTTAGAAAGTCTTGGACCCTGTTTGGAAGTCAGAAGTTTGAGGCAAAATTAAAGGTTTGGGGtgatttagaggtttgaccactagaatCCGCTAATATAAGTGTTCGCTAATataagtgtttggtagttagcagATTGAAACAGAGGTTTGgatcaaaaagctaattttgaaaaagttactttgaggagctttttgggtcagaggttttggtttgtgtcagaaaaagctaatcaatcagttatttaccaaacagttttacgagaaacaactaatttaatccgttagtcaaaacatctatttcaattcGTTAGTCAAAAATCTCATTCAATTCGCTAACAGTTAGCCGTAAACCCCAAACAGGGCCTTAGTAAAATAACCGACAAGGCTAGAATAATCATTTATAGGATCTACCTGGGTGTATTCAAACcatatcaataaaaatttagtcGAAAATTGATCCTGGAGATTATTTAAATTCGAAGTGAAGTTCATAGAGTTAGAGTTGCGCATAGTAGAGTTGAAAAAGAGCCCTCTAAAATCTCTGGGTAAATGCAATCAGCTAGGCGAGGATCATACCCAGACAAATATATCATCGAGGATCAATTCCCAATTTCCCAGACAATATATCATCACCTGACCCTTGTTTTACAGAAATTTTTGCTATGATTTATGGGTTAAACTGTGATAGCCATAAATCATCACAATGATTTTGTTTGGGCCTGGACCGCATTGCATCAACAAGTCACTGGACTGGATTCATTCATAGTAAAGCCCCTAATAATTTCAGTAACAAAGTTCTCTTGGTCAGTTTCTTTGTATTTGGTTTATGGGTTATATTTCTACCGGGCCAGCCCACTCCAAAGCAAACCATCGAACATACATCCATATGTATGTCAAATTAAAGGCTCGCTTTAAAGtcatactagcctttaacccgtgcgaagcacgggcggttatataattcataatttattaattattaattataacttaaatcttttcactattttattagtattttagtattaatgaattggattttaattaaattatattaaccaactgattatatcttctaactaaaatttagctttcacaatttattatctatctataaatattgttctgatattaatatgtgacagtttatcattcaaataatttttaattaaaattttcatatttcgtatatcttcatatgttccGTAATGGTttgtgtttgtaatgaaatagaacacgttagagttaaatttcgagtagaatacgttataattaaaaagtagcgtctctaattatttatatgcattttagacaaaagatattcaaaattgtatatttataattagttatacatttatctataagtatttttttcaactaattataaattatacttaagAAGATATTAATATgcataaggagtgtttttaatacatgaaactgtttaatagatatctacatattgtagacttttagttttagaggagagtaccaaaccaggagagagtaccaaaccaaaattttgtacgactacaaattatactcatgttggctttttataatactagcttatagcccgtgcaaggcacggaagctttttaattatttataaatttttaaaatatattttaaatggtgtgaaaaattaaatttattaataaattaaaattatatatatcatgccaaagtattaaattttttctatcaaattttaaaattttttaagtagaatatgtgacgccaactcctattagattatatttataaatatattttatattagaattattatactgtgattaaaatatttttctaaaaatttttatggttcaagattaaaattgataaacacaatttgttttgaattaagaagatgaatcataaacatgcaataagatagtagaatttgttttggattaagaaaacgttttagtattcgttcctcacataaatcgggcatattaattttaaaatatattagataaaaatatttaattatttataaactttttaaatatattttaaatggtgtgaaaaaatttaatttataaataataaattaaaattgtatgtatcatgccaacgtattaaattctttctatcaaattttaaattattttaagtagaatatgtgacgccaactcctattagattatatttataaatgtattttatattaaaattattataatgtgatttaaatatttttctaaaaatttttgtggttcgagattaaaattgatatacacgatttgttttgaattaagaagatgaatcataaacatgaaataagatggtagaatttgctttggattaagaaaaaaattttgtattcgttcctcacataaatcgggcttattaattttgaaatatattagataaaaataattttgtgacggtgcgatttatatgattctacagataaaattggtagaaaatatttattttggattaaaaaaaaatcatgaacacgtgaaatacagaatttgttttggattcagaaaagaaattataaacatgcaagtagatatcagttgtcttatgaaagagaatttaattttgttctaatctaacggtgcttatttgttcaatataggatccgatggataaaaataattttttgacggtgtgatttatacgattctataattaaaatttgtaggaaatatttattttggattaaaaaaaaccaaaaacgcatgaaagacagaatttgttttggattcggaaaaggaattataaacatgctaagtagatatcagtttccttatagaacataatttaattttgttctaatctaacggtgcttatttgttcaacatacgatccaacggatgataagtttttggaccataggaccatgcgaccaaattatctcccttacgcttattatatataagtatataatagtatagtatTACAGTATGAAACATAGTTATATAAATCGGGTGAGATTCAAATTAGaaccaatattaaaattagaacttAGAACCACACACACCCATTAGATTAATATGAATTCAATGATCATGATCTGCctaactatataatataaattacaacTTAATGCTATTTAATATACTTTATCTTATATATGTAAATCATTATTACAcatcataataatcattaactaCTGCCTACTCATTATAATAATCAGTTAATATA
This genomic window from Daucus carota subsp. sativus chromosome 7, DH1 v3.0, whole genome shotgun sequence contains:
- the LOC108193991 gene encoding serine carboxypeptidase-like 45 encodes the protein MAMGFSPLSLVLSLLLTCCVIEIKASLYHSDRIINLPGQPQVGFQQFSGYVTLDDKKQRALFYYFVEAEIDPASKPLVLWLNGGPGCSSLGVGAFSENGPFRPNGQVLVRNDYSWNTEANMLYLETPVGVGFSYSNDTSTMTVDDKITARDNLVFLQRWFLKFPQYRGRDLFITGESYAGHYVPQLAQLMTQFNRKHKLFNLKGIALGNPVLDFATDYNSRAEFFWSHGVISDSTYNIFTTVCNYSRYVSEFYRDSISPLCSEVMTQVNKETSKFVDIYDVTLDVCVSSVFAQSKVITTQQVSERIDVCLDDETVNYLNRKDVQKALHARLVGVRKWDVCNNVLDYDWLNIEIPTISIVGSLLKEGIPVLVYSGDQDSVIPLTGSRKLVHRLAKQLGLNTTVPYSVWFEGQQVGGWTQVYGDILSFATVRGAAHEAPFSQPERSLVLFKSFLKGMPLPDSFS